CCGCAGGCACGTCGGCCTGGGGCGCGACGCCGACGCCCGGAGGCCCCGGTGTGCGCTCCTCGGGGAGCTCGGTGTCCTGGTCGTCAGTCAAGGCGGATCCTCGGGTCGAGCAGGGCGTACAGCACGTCGGCGAGCAGGTTGAACACGACGACGACGATGGCGGTCACGAGCAGCCACGCCTGGACGACGTTGACGTCGGCCGCGGTGACCGCGTCGATCAACAGGGTGCCCATCCCCCGCCAGTTGAACACCCGCTCGGTGACGATGGCCCCGCCGATCACCGCCGAGAAGTCGAGGGCGACCACCGTGGTGACCGGTATCAAGGCGTTGCGCAAGGCGTGCTTGCGGATGACCTGGCTGCGGGGGATGCCCTTGGCCTCGGCCGTGCGCACGTAGTCGCTGTTCAGCGTCTCGAGCATCGACGAGCGGGTGTAGCGGCTGTACGCCGCGAAGCTCACGAGGATGAGCGTCAGCGCCGGCAGGAACGTGTGACCGGCGATGTCGCCGATGCGGGCCATGAAGCTGCCGTTGAAGGTGGCCGACTGCGACCCGACGGTGGCGATCCAGCGGCTGAACCCCCACCCCTCGAGCACGTTGTTCAGGCGGATGGCGGCGAACTCCTTCAGGAGCACCGCCAGCCAGAAGACCGGCAGCGAGTAGAAGAGGAACGCGGCGAAGGTCGACGAGTAGTCGAACCACGAGTACTGGCGCACGGCGGAGATGACACCGGCGATCAGTGCCAGCACGACGGCGATGAAGATGGCGACGATCACCAGGCGGAGGGTCGTGCCGAGGGCGCGGGTGAGCTGGGGCGCGACGTCGCTCCCCTGGTTGTCCTCGCCGAAGTCACCTTGCACGGCGTTTCCGAGCCAGATGCCGTAGCGCTCGAACAGGGGCTTGTCGAGGTTGAGCTCACGCTCGCGGGCCTCGATCACCTCCTCGGAGATGCGCGGGTTGAGGCGCAGCTCCTCGAGCGGGTCGGCGGCGGACGCGACCAGCAGGAAGACGATGAACGACGACGCGAGGACGAGCGGGATCGAGACGGCGAGGCGCCGGACGATGAACGCGATCACAGGGTCAGTAGAGCACGGCGGGGCGGGGGCACGACGGCCCCCGCCCCGCTACGCACAGCTGGTCGCTACTGGATCGTCCAGGTGGGGGCGTTCCAGGTCGGACCCTGGTACCCGTTGTACTGGACGCCCGAGACGTCGTCGGTCCACATGATGATCTCGGGGTTCTGGAACAGCGGGAGGGTCGGGAGATCCTCCCAGAGGATGGTGTCGACCTGGTTGTACAGGTCGACACGGGCGTCCTCGTCGAGGGTCACGTCGGCCTCGGCGAGCAGCGAATCGACCTCCTCGTTGCTGTACTTGGCGAAGTTCTGGCCCTCGCCCGAGGTGTACAGCGAACGCTGGGAGCCGAGGGTCAGGCCACCGGTCCAGCCGAAGAGGGCGATGTCGAAGTTGCCCTCGTCGAGGAAGTTGAAGTCCGGCTGCGGCGCGAGCTCGATCTCGAAGCCCACGGCGGACAGCTGGTCCTGGATGAGCTGGGCGGTCTGCTCACGGCGCGGGTTCGGGTCACGCCAGGTGATCCGCAGCGACAGGCGCTGGCCGTCCTTCTCGTAGACGCCGTCGGAACCCTCGGTCCAGCCAGCGGACTCGAGCGCCTCACGGGCGGCGTCCTGGTCCTGGGTGGCGAACTCGCCGGCGTTGTCGACGTAGTTGGCGCCGCCGGGGAAGAACACGCGGTTGTTCAGGACCTCGACCTCGTCGGAGAACTGGCCGGGGATGCGCTCGACGATGCCGGCGCGGTCGAGACCGAGGGCGATCGCCTGACGGACCTCGAGCTCGGCGAGGATCGGGTTCTCGAGGTTGAAGTCGAGGTGCTCCCAGAAGGTGCCGAAGCCGATCTCGAACTCGGCGTTGTCGATGCCCTCCACCTGCTGGAGGAGGTCGAGCTGGGCCTGCGGGAAGCCACCGTTGATCTCACCGTTGGCCAGGGCCTGCGGCTGCTGGGCGGCGTCGGTGATGAACGGGAAGACGAGGCGCTCGGTGGCGGCGGGCTCACCGAAGTAGTCCTCGTTGCGCACGAGCACGACGCTCTGGCCCTGGTCGTAGGACTCGACCAGGTACGGGCCGCCGGAGATGACCTCGGCGGGGTCGAGGTTCTCGGGCTTGAACGACTCGGTCCAGGCCACGGCGGGGTCGCCGTCACCGGCGGCCTCGAAGGCGTGGCGGGGGAACACGTAGTCGAACAGCGCACGCCAGTCGGCGTAGGGCTCGGTGAAGGTGACCGTGACGGTCTTGCCGTCCTCGGAGCCCTCGACGCTCTCGATCAGCTCGTAGCCGTTGGTGCCGGCCGGGGCGTACGCGCTCTCGGCGTCGCGCTGGGCCTCCCACATGAAGGCGAAGTCGTCGGCCGTGATCGGCTCGCCGTCGCTCCAGTTGGCGTCGGGATTGATCTCGTAGGTGACCACCTGCGGGTCCTCGCTCGTCAGCTCGATGCTGGTGACGAGGTCCTCGTTCTGCACGAGCTCACCGTCGGTGCCGCCGTAGATGGCGCCCGGCCAGACGAGGCTCATGATGTACTGCGTCCACGCTGCGTTGTCGGCAGCGGTCAGCCAGTTGAGGTTGGTCGGCTCCTGCTCGGCGGCGAAGACGATCTCGGTGCCCGAGGTCGGGCCCCCCTCGCCGTCCTCTCCCTCGGCCTCGGTGGTCTCGGTGTCGGTGTCGCCGCCGGCGTCGCCGCCGTCGTCGTCATCGTCACCGCCGCACGCCGCGGCGATCAGGGTGAAGCTGAGCAGCAGGGCCAAGAGCTTCCAGAGGGCTCGATGACTGCGCACGTAGTCGTTCTCCTTGGAACAGGGACATGGATCCGGTGCCGAACCGCCGGGCGCGCCCGTGATCGACCGAGCGGACGATCGGGGCGAGCCTGGGGAGCTCGTGCCGGGGTGTTGGTGCTGCGGCGCCGGGACCCCCGCCGGAATCCCAACTCGTGAGACGGTACCAGAACGTCGGCCGGTGGTCGTCCCGTCGCGCCGCGTCGTTCGTACGGCGTTAACCGAACGACGCGCTCAGCTGTCGCCGTGGCGCCACTGGACGATGCGGGCGAAGTCGTCAGCATCGAGGCTCGCGCCGCCGACGAGCGCTCCGTCGATGTCGGGCTGGGCCATCAGCTCGGCGGCGTTGCCCGGCTTCACCGACCCGCCGTACTGGATGCGCACGGCCTCGGCGGCGTCGCCCCCGGCGACCTCCCGCACCGTCGCCCGCACGAGGGCGCACGTGGCCTGGGCGTCGTCGGGCGTGGCCGTGCGGCCGGTGCCGATCGCCCAGATCGGCTCGTACGCGATCACCATCGCGCCGACCTGCTCGGCCTTCAGCCCCGCCAACCCGGCCCGCACCTGGCCGGACACCTTGTCCTCGGTGCCGCCGGCCTCGCGCTCCTCGAGGGTCTCCCCCACGCAGAGGATCGGGGTCATCTCGCTCTTCACGATCGCCCGCACCTTCTGGTTGACGACGTCGTCGGTCTCGCCGAACAGCTCACGGCGCTCGGAGTGGCCGGCGATCACGTAGGTGACGTCGAGCTTGGCGAGCATCGGGGGGGCCACCTCGCCGGTGAACGCGCCCTTCTCCTCCCAGTGGCAGTTCTGGGCGCCGAGGGCGACGGGGATCTCCTCGCTCTGCAGGAGGGTCTGGATGGAGCGGAGGTCGGTGAACGGCGGGTGCACGGACACGTCGACGGCCTCGTAGTCGTCCTTCGTGAGGCGGTACGCCAGCTTCTGGACCGTCTGGATGGCCTCGAAGTGGTTGTGGTGCATCTTCCAGTTGCCACTGATGAGCGGCTTCCTGGGCTCAGGCATTCGGGGCTCCCCTCAGGGCCTCCAGGCCCGGCAGGTCGCCCTGCTCGAGCAGCTCGAGCGACGCACCGCCGCCCGTCGAGATGTGGTCGATGTCACCTGCGAGCCCGAACTCGGCGACCGCGGCGGCCGAATCCCCGCCACCGACGACCGTGAAGCCCTTGGCGTCGGCGACGGCCTGGGCCACGTGGCGGGTGCCGGCGGCGAAGCGCGGGTCCTCGAAGACGCCCATCGGGCCGTTCCAGAAGATCGTCCGGGCCTCGGCGATGACGTCGCCGAACTCGGCGGCGGTGCCGGGACCGATGTCGAGGCCCATCCACCCGTCCGGGAGGCTCGTGCCCGCCTGGCGGACCTCTCCCCCGGCGTCGGGATCGCCGATCTTGCCGCCCGGGCCCAAGGCCGTGATGTCGGACGGCAGGTGGATCTTGCCCGACTCGAGGAGCCGCCGGCAGGTGTCGACCTGGTCCTCCTCGAGGAGGGACGAGCCCACCGACCGGCCCTGCGCGGCGAGGAACGTGAAGCACATCCCCCCACCGATGAGCAGGGTGTCGACGACGCCCATCAGCGCCTCGATCACCCCGAGCTTGTCGGAGACCTTCGATCCGCCGAGGATGGCGACGAACGGCCGCTTGGGCTGCTCGCGCAGGCCGCCGAGGATCTCGACCTCCTTCGCGAGCAGCCGCCCCGCCGCCGAGGGCAGGAAGCGCGGCGGACCGACGATCGACGCGTGGGCCCGGTGCGAGGCGCCGAAGGCGTCGTTCACGTAGAGGTCCTGGCCCTCGATCAGCCTCTGGACGAACGCCGGGTCGTCGGACGTCTCGCCCGGGTCGAACCGCAGGTTCTCGAGCAGCTCGACGCCGGGTGCGAGCTCGGCGAGCCGGGCCCGCACCGGCGCGACCGAGTACTGCGGATCCGGCGCGCCCTTGGGACGGCCCAGGTGGGTGCAGGCGGTGACCTGCGCCCCGTGCTCCTGCAGGAACTGAATGGTGGGCAGCGCGGCACGGATGCGCAGGTCGTCGGCGATCTCGCCGTCGCGCAGCGGGACGTTGAAGTCGGCGCGGAGGAGCACCCGGCGACCGTCCAGGTCGCCGAGGTCCTCCAGTCGGGGGACGCTCACGGTCGCCCGATCAGCTCTGGTTCGCCGAGCCGACCGTGACGGTGAGGTCGACGAGGCGGTTCGAGTAGCCCCACTCGTTGTCGTACCAGCCGAGCACCTTCACGAGGTTGCCCATGGCCATGGTGAGCGGCGCGTCGAACGTGCAGGACGCGGGCGAGCCGACGATGTCGGACGAGACGATCGGCGCCTCGGAGTAGGTGAGGACGCCGGCGAGCGGACCGCTCTCCGCCGCCGCGCGGTAGGCGGCGTTCACCTCGTCGACCGTGACGTCCTTGGAGAGGACGCCGACGAAGTCGGTGATCGAACCGGTGGGGACCGGCACGCGCAGCGAGGTGCCGTCGAGCTTGCCCTGCATCGACTCGAGCACCAGGCCCGTCGCACGCGCGGCGCCGGTGCCCGTCGGGACGATGTTGATCGCCGCGGCGCGGGCCCGGCGGAGGTCCTTGTGGGGGCCGTCGACGAGCATCTGGTCGCCGGTGTAGGCGTGGACCGTGGTCATGAGGCCCTTCTCCACGCCGAAGGCGTCGTCGAGGACCTTGATCATCGGCACGAAGCAGTTCGTGGTGCACGAGGCGTTGGAGATGACCTTGTGGCTGCCCGGGTCGAACGTGTCGTCGTTGACGCCGACCACGAAGGTGGCGTCGGCGCCCGACGAGGGAGCGGAGACGATGACGTACGGGGCGCCGGCATCGATGTGCGCGGCGGCCTTGTCGCGGTCGGTGAAGAAGCCGGTGGACTCGATGACCACGTCGACGCCGAGGTCCCCCCACGGCAGGTTCGCCGGGTCCCGCTCGGCGAGGACCTTGAGCTGGTCGCCGTCGACGACGAGGCCGTCGTCGTTGGACTCGACGGTGGCATCGAGGCGTCCCATCACCGAGTCGTACTGGAGGAGGTGGGCCATGGTGGCCTTGTCACCGAGGTCGTTCACGGCCACGAAGTCGATGTCGGCGCCCTGCTGCTTCGCCGCTCGGAAGAAGTTGCGGCCGATCCGGCCGAAGCCGTTGATCCCGACACGAACGCTCATGGGCGATGTCCTCCTTGGGGGGTGATGTAGGCCCTATCCGACCACGTCGCGTGACGACGTGCCAACGCGTCGGCCGGTGGGTCAGCGGTCGATGTCGCGGTGCGACACCGTGGGTGCGTGGCCGTGAGCGGCGAGGCGCTCGGCCATGGCCTCGGCCAGGGCGACCGATCGGTGCCGACCCCCGGTGCAGCCGAACGCCACGGTGAGGTACGACTTTCCCTCCCGCACGAACGCCGGGAGGACGAGCTCGAAGAGGTCGTCGAGGCGGGCCATGAACTCGGCGGTCTGCGGCTGCTCCATGACGTAGTCGCGCACCGGGGCGTCGAGCCCGCTCAACGGGCGCAGCTCGTCCACCCAGTGCGGGTTGGGCAGGAAGCGGCAGTCGATCACCATGTCGACGTCGAGCGGGAGCCCGTTCTTGTACCCGAACGAGATCACCTGGGTTCGCATGAGCGAACCGGGGTCGATCTCGGCGGCGAAGAGGTCGACGAGGCGCTCCCGGAGCTGGTGCACGTTGAGGTCCGATGTGTCGACGACCACGTCGGCCTCGGCCTTCACCGGGTCGAGCAGCGTGCGCTCGCGCTCGATGGCGTCGGCGAGACCCAGCTCGTCGCCGAGCGGGTGACGGCGCCGCGTGCCCTCGTAGCGACGGACGAGGACCTC
This portion of the Actinomarinicola tropica genome encodes:
- a CDS encoding ABC transporter permease, whose product is MIAFIVRRLAVSIPLVLASSFIVFLLVASAADPLEELRLNPRISEEVIEARERELNLDKPLFERYGIWLGNAVQGDFGEDNQGSDVAPQLTRALGTTLRLVIVAIFIAVVLALIAGVISAVRQYSWFDYSSTFAAFLFYSLPVFWLAVLLKEFAAIRLNNVLEGWGFSRWIATVGSQSATFNGSFMARIGDIAGHTFLPALTLILVSFAAYSRYTRSSMLETLNSDYVRTAEAKGIPRSQVIRKHALRNALIPVTTVVALDFSAVIGGAIVTERVFNWRGMGTLLIDAVTAADVNVVQAWLLVTAIVVVVFNLLADVLYALLDPRIRLD
- the gap gene encoding type I glyceraldehyde-3-phosphate dehydrogenase, translating into MSVRVGINGFGRIGRNFFRAAKQQGADIDFVAVNDLGDKATMAHLLQYDSVMGRLDATVESNDDGLVVDGDQLKVLAERDPANLPWGDLGVDVVIESTGFFTDRDKAAAHIDAGAPYVIVSAPSSGADATFVVGVNDDTFDPGSHKVISNASCTTNCFVPMIKVLDDAFGVEKGLMTTVHAYTGDQMLVDGPHKDLRRARAAAINIVPTGTGAARATGLVLESMQGKLDGTSLRVPVPTGSITDFVGVLSKDVTVDEVNAAYRAAAESGPLAGVLTYSEAPIVSSDIVGSPASCTFDAPLTMAMGNLVKVLGWYDNEWGYSNRLVDLTVTVGSANQS
- the tpiA gene encoding triose-phosphate isomerase; the encoded protein is MPEPRKPLISGNWKMHHNHFEAIQTVQKLAYRLTKDDYEAVDVSVHPPFTDLRSIQTLLQSEEIPVALGAQNCHWEEKGAFTGEVAPPMLAKLDVTYVIAGHSERRELFGETDDVVNQKVRAIVKSEMTPILCVGETLEEREAGGTEDKVSGQVRAGLAGLKAEQVGAMVIAYEPIWAIGTGRTATPDDAQATCALVRATVREVAGGDAAEAVRIQYGGSVKPGNAAELMAQPDIDGALVGGASLDADDFARIVQWRHGDS
- a CDS encoding phosphoglycerate kinase yields the protein MSVPRLEDLGDLDGRRVLLRADFNVPLRDGEIADDLRIRAALPTIQFLQEHGAQVTACTHLGRPKGAPDPQYSVAPVRARLAELAPGVELLENLRFDPGETSDDPAFVQRLIEGQDLYVNDAFGASHRAHASIVGPPRFLPSAAGRLLAKEVEILGGLREQPKRPFVAILGGSKVSDKLGVIEALMGVVDTLLIGGGMCFTFLAAQGRSVGSSLLEEDQVDTCRRLLESGKIHLPSDITALGPGGKIGDPDAGGEVRQAGTSLPDGWMGLDIGPGTAAEFGDVIAEARTIFWNGPMGVFEDPRFAAGTRHVAQAVADAKGFTVVGGGDSAAAVAEFGLAGDIDHISTGGGASLELLEQGDLPGLEALRGAPNA
- a CDS encoding ABC transporter family substrate-binding protein — encoded protein: MRSHRALWKLLALLLSFTLIAAACGGDDDDDGGDAGGDTDTETTEAEGEDGEGGPTSGTEIVFAAEQEPTNLNWLTAADNAAWTQYIMSLVWPGAIYGGTDGELVQNEDLVTSIELTSEDPQVVTYEINPDANWSDGEPITADDFAFMWEAQRDAESAYAPAGTNGYELIESVEGSEDGKTVTVTFTEPYADWRALFDYVFPRHAFEAAGDGDPAVAWTESFKPENLDPAEVISGGPYLVESYDQGQSVVLVRNEDYFGEPAATERLVFPFITDAAQQPQALANGEINGGFPQAQLDLLQQVEGIDNAEFEIGFGTFWEHLDFNLENPILAELEVRQAIALGLDRAGIVERIPGQFSDEVEVLNNRVFFPGGANYVDNAGEFATQDQDAAREALESAGWTEGSDGVYEKDGQRLSLRITWRDPNPRREQTAQLIQDQLSAVGFEIELAPQPDFNFLDEGNFDIALFGWTGGLTLGSQRSLYTSGEGQNFAKYSNEEVDSLLAEADVTLDEDARVDLYNQVDTILWEDLPTLPLFQNPEIIMWTDDVSGVQYNGYQGPTWNAPTWTIQ
- the rapZ gene encoding RNase adapter RapZ, with amino-acid sequence MSEFIVIAGLSGAGRSEAANHLEDMAWFVIDNLPPQLIPKVAELASTPGGEYEKVALAVGTGPGFDEVLPALRQVRAGHTPVRILFLEATTEVLVRRYEGTRRRHPLGDELGLADAIERERTLLDPVKAEADVVVDTSDLNVHQLRERLVDLFAAEIDPGSLMRTQVISFGYKNGLPLDVDMVIDCRFLPNPHWVDELRPLSGLDAPVRDYVMEQPQTAEFMARLDDLFELVLPAFVREGKSYLTVAFGCTGGRHRSVALAEAMAERLAAHGHAPTVSHRDIDR